The genomic region CTAGGCCGAATTGGGCGGCGTCATGTTGGGCCTTCTTAGCAACCGATTCTGCAAACAGACGCGACGGACAGAACACCAACGTCGCAAGACCTTGCTTCAAGCAAGCCAGGGCAGCGCGGGCTATCCGCAATTGATAGATCGAGTGAAATTTGAAGTCCGGGATACTCGGATTGATGAATGCGAAGTGACGCTGTGGCCTTTGGGCAGAGGCTGACTGGATTAGCTCGAATCCAGATCTGCCTGTGAGCCGTTGCGCGTGCTCAATCGGGTTGGCGCATGTAGCAGTGGCTAGGATCACCTGGGGGCGTCCTCCAAGTTCCGCGACCTTCCGGAGGAAGCGTCTGATCAGAAGGGCGCAATTGGTCCCGAAGAATCCTCTGTACTCGTGCATCTCATCGATCACGAGCACGCGCAGATTTGCAAGGAAACCTTTCCACTGTTCCCACCACCCCAGAAACGACTGATGAAGCATTTCGGGATTCGTCAAGAGGACCGCAGGGGGACTCTTGCGAATGAGCGGACGGTGTTCCCTTTCCGTGTCTCCGTCATAGAGCCAGGAGTCGATCTGCCGTGACCCGCTCGGTAGCGCGGTGGTCAACTCCTCCAGTTGGCGCCGTTGGTCGTTGGAAAGGGCCTTCATGGGATGCAGCATCAAAGCATGCGCACGCTGCTCCCTTTGCAGTCGTAAGACCATCGGGACAGTGAAGGAAAGCGTCTTACCACTTGCTGTCGGGGACTCGAGAACCAAGTCCACCCCGGAAACAGCCTTTCGAATCGCATCTATCTGGTGGGCGTACAGTTGGCCCCTCCCAGCCTTCACAAGAGCGGAGCGGTAGGGAGGAGGCAGCACTCCCACCAACTCCGCGATGTCGAGAATGGCCAGAGGCGCACGGTCCACCGTTCGGCGGACCACCTCGTCACCACCGGTGCCATCGCGCAGAGCGTCAAACTCCCTCAAGACCACAAGCAGGTCGTCCAAGAATCCCCGTAGTTAGGATGGTGTGTGCTCACGCCGCCTTCCACCTCCCGAACCTCTCCTCCAGATACTCCCGCCTCGGCCGCCACACTGCCCGCTTCGGCACCTGGATCAGCGACCCGTGCATCTCCTGCAGCCCGTGCCGTAGCATCGGCCCGTCGATCTCGTCCAGAATGTCCTTCCGGATATGAATCCGATAATCAGGGTCCACGCCCAGGATGTTCGCGTCGTACGCCCCGTGATGGATCTTGCAGAGCGCCATGCCGTTCGGCACCTCGGGAAGGCCGCGCTGGTCGCGGTCTTCCAGAATATGTGCCGCGTCGAGCAGCACCGGATGGTGCAGCCGGCAGACGGTACACCGCTCCTGATACGCTTTGACCACCAGCTGGCGGAACCGGGCCTGGTGGAGCCGGCGCTTGGCGGTGACGGTGGCGTACTCCTTCGGCCCAGCGTCGCTCCCGCCTTCCAGCAGCCGGGCATCGCCCAGGCCGGTGACGTCGGCAGCCAGGAGCACGGTCAGCTCCGCCGGCCGGTCCTCCACCACGTAGACCGGCCAGATGGGGACGTACCACCCGGGCTCCAGCCCATAGAAATACACCAGCGGCCGGCCCAGCTCGCGGGCCCGCCGGAGCGCCCGGTTGTCGGCGGCATCCGGATCGGTCCCCTGATACCGGTAGTGAAACCACCCTTCCCCACCGACCTCATCATCGTAGGGGGGTGTGACACCGGGCCTGGGCGCCGCCGTCGTGATCGACAGCGCCGCCTCCGCCTGCCGCGGCTTCCAGATCCCCCGCGCCCGGAGCGCCAGCGGAATCCGCTCCCCCTCGAACCCGAACCCCGCCGTCATCTCCCCCCGGCTCACCACCCGGCCCTCCTCCCCGGTGAGCCGGCGCAGCGCCTCGAAGGCCGCGAGCCGGAGCCGCAGGTCGGGGTCGAGGGGGGAGGATGAGGGCATTATGGGGGAGTATGTGCGGGATTCGGGAT from Nitrospira sp. harbors:
- a CDS encoding HNH endonuclease, with the protein product MRVGISGRRPAATALGRLSQVVEEGSICAICVICGSPFPNPESRTYSPIMPSSSPLDPDLRLRLAAFEALRRLTGEEGRVVSRGEMTAGFGFEGERIPLALRARGIWKPRQAEAALSITTAAPRPGVTPPYDDEVGGEGWFHYRYQGTDPDAADNRALRRARELGRPLVYFYGLEPGWYVPIWPVYVVEDRPAELTVLLAADVTGLGDARLLEGGSDAGPKEYATVTAKRRLHQARFRQLVVKAYQERCTVCRLHHPVLLDAAHILEDRDQRGLPEVPNGMALCKIHHGAYDANILGVDPDYRIHIRKDILDEIDGPMLRHGLQEMHGSLIQVPKRAVWRPRREYLEERFGRWKAA